From Stigmatella aurantiaca:
CTCGATCGTGCGCACGCAGCTCCAGGAGCACCCGCGAGAGGCTCCGTGACAAAGGGGGCGGAGACTGCTTCGCTAAGGGCGCCATGCCGACGTCCGCCCCCACGCCGCCGTTGTTGACGCTGCCACCCGATGAGGTCCACGTCTGGATCGTTGAGCCCGAGCGCATCACCGATGCCGGATTGCTGGCGTCCTACCGGGCCTTGCTGGATGCGCCGGAGCGCGAGAAGCAGCAGCGGTTCCACTTCGAGAGGCACCGGTTGCAGTACCTGGTCTCCCACGCGCTCGTGCGCCTCACCTTGTCGCGCTATGCCCCGGTGGCCCCAGGGGCCTGGTCCTTCGTCGCCAACACGTATGGACGGCCGGAGATCCGCGGCGAGGAGAAGCCGTGGCTGCGCTTCAACCTCTCCCACACGGACGGAATGGCCCTCTGCGCGGTGGCCCGCGACGTGGATGTGGGCGCGGATGTGGAGGATGCCGAGCGGAAGGGAGAGACGGTGGGGATCGCGGACAGCTTCTTCGCCCCTGCGGAGGTGGCCGCGCTTCGAGCGCTTCCGGAGCATGCGCAGCGCGAGCGCTTCTTCGACTACTGGACCTTGAAAGAGGCCTACATCAAGGCCCGGGGCATGGGGCTCTCCCTGCCGCTGGAGCAGTTCGCCTTCGAGCTTCCGGCGGGGCTTCCCGCCCGGATCTCGTTTGATCCTCGCCTGGTGGATGAGCCCTCTCACTGGCAGTTCGTACGGTTCCGGCCTTCCACGCGGCACGCCGCGGCCCTGGCCGTGCGCCGTCCAGTGGGAGCCCCTCTCTCAGTGCGGTTCCAGCGAACCGTTCCCCTCCAGGGGGATGGCCCCGTGGAGTACCTCACCCAGGAGACGCGCCAACCGCTGCGCCTTCAGATGGCTGGGGCAGGGGAGAGCTGACCGCAGGGCTCGTCCCACGCCTGGCGTTCACCCAGTACACAAGCCCGGCCTCTCACTCGTTGCGTGCCTCGAATCGCCTGCTATAACGGGCGCCGTTAGAGAGGCGGTTCGCGCGCGAAATGCCTGGCCCCGTAGCTCAGTTGGATAGAGCGGCGGTTTCCTAAACCGCAGGCCACAGGTTCGATTCCTGTCGGGGTCACTTGCCCTGCTTCCCAAGTACTCGGAAGTAGGGCGGTTTTCTGTCCGGTGGCGTTCAGTGACGTCAGGTGACGGCGGTGCACCTGGCGGTGGGTGCGGTGAGGCGCCCGCTCAGGGCCGCGCCTCGCCGGCCAGCGCCGCGCGGTGGATGGCCACCCAGAAGCCGGCGGCCCGCCGGGCCCCTTCGAGCAGCGGCTCCGGGTGCCCGGCCCCCAGCGCCGCGCAGAGCGCCTGGGCCCGCGCGCCGTGCTCCAGGTCCACGTCGAGGTGGACGAGGATGAAGCGCGTCTTCGCCCGCTCCAGCCCGAGCCGCCCCAGCCCCTGGCGGGCCTCGCCTCCCAGGTGCCGCGCCACGCCCTCCAGCACGCGCAGCGCGCCCAGGAAGGCGAGCTGCCGCTCCGGCCCGATTCCCTCCCAGAAGGCGTGGAAGCCGGCCACCTCGCGAGGCGTGTCGGACGAGGGCTCGCGCCCGAAGGCCGCGAGGTCCGCCTTGGCCAGCAGGTAGTGCGACTGCTCGTCCCCCGCCAGCTCCGCGAAGAAGGCCTTCAGCTCGGGGAGCGTGGCGCGCTCGGCCGCGAGCCGCAGCCGGTCTCCGCTGCGCCGCGTGTAGTGGTACATCATGTCGAGGAACGCCACGTAGCGCTCTGGCGTCACCGCCGGCAGCCAGCTCGCGACCTGCCGCGCCATCCCGGCGGTGAGCGCCTCCAACTGCTCCTCAATCGACGGCATCCTCAGTCCCTCCGGTCCGAAAGCAGCGCGCCCAACGTCCGCCGAGCATGCGCGAGGTGCGGCGCCGCCCGCTGGGGGGGCAGCTCGTCCAGGCGCACCACGCCCGCGTCGAGGAACCCCTCCCCACCGAGTCCCCGTCCACAGGCGGTGGGCACCGCGCGCAAATCCACCGGCTGGAGCACACCCCGCGCGTCCCGGGCGAGCGCGAGCTTCAGCACGGCCCCCGTCTGGCACGCCAGCGTGGGCATGATGCTCAGGAAGTTGCCCAGCGAGTACGCGATGAGCCCCATCCGCGCGGGCCCGCCCCGGCGTACCTGCGTGGGGCATGTGGCGTCCGCGCCGTCGATGGACACCCACTCCACCGGCTGGAGGACATGCGGCGAGGAGCCCAGGAGGAGGTCCGCCCCGCGCTCGATGAGCCGGTAGGCGTGCTCGCGCTGGAGGGCCTCGGGCCAGTACTCGTACTCGAAGCCCCAGTGCGGCATCAGCACCACCAGGTCCGGCCCCACCGCGCGAGCGGCGTCGATGAGCGCGCCCAGCCGCTCCCAGTCCGGCGCGTGGAGGGGGCTGCCCAGCCGCGTCACCGGCACCCCGGCAGGCGGCGCCCCCACGAGGTGGTTGATGTCATACGTCACGGCGGCGATGCCCATCCGCACCCCGTCCACCTCCAGGGCGGCCACCGCGTCCTCCGGCCGGGGGCCTCCCACGCAGCGGTGCTGGGAGGAGGCCAGCACCGTCCTCCGGGTCCGCTCCAGCCCTTCGGCGTCCTGGTCAAGCGCGTGGTTGTTGCAGAGGGAGAAGACGCGGTGGCGCGCCGTGCCCTCCCAGGCCGCGAGGTAGTCCGGCGGGGCGTTGTAGTGGAGCGTCTCGTAGACGAGCCGGGGCACGGGCCGCGCCGGGTCCACTGGCGTCTCCAGGTTGGCGAAGGCCACCGCGTCTCCCGCCATCACCTCCCGGACGCCGGGAGAGAGGGCGCGGTGGAAGCCGCTGCGAATCCACATCATGTCGCCCACGGCGCTCAGCCGGAGCTCCGGCGCGCCCGCGTGCCGCCAGCTCCCCGAGGCGAGGTGCCGGGCGACGCGCGCGAAGTGCTCCCCGGTTTCGGCCGAGCGCGGCTCCGGCAGGTGCAGGAGGCTCTTGGTGATGTAGCGCAGGTTGAGGTCCCACCGGGACAGCGGCCAGCGGCCGTCCTCGTAGCGGATGTCCGCGTACAGCCGGCGCAGGGCGTTCATGGGCGCTTTCGTTCCAGGGTGACGAGTCGCACATCCTCCTCCACCACCCTGGGGCCGGCCAGGAGGGCCCGCCACATGACGTGGAGGTAGCTGTCGAAGACGGGGGCCTCGCGCGCGAGCAGCTCGGGGCGCAGGCGCGCGTGCAGCCGCGCGAGGTTGTAGCCGGGCACCCGCGGGTAGAGGTGGTGGTCCAGGTGGTGGTTGAGGCCGTTCCACAGGAAGGTGACGAGCCGGGTGCTGCGCACCGTCGTCGCGGTGTGGAAGCGGTCGCCGCGCCAGACGTTGGCGTGGTGGTCGGAGATGGACTTGAGCCCGTTGAGGGGGCTGGCGAAGAGCACCGGCAGCAGCCAGCACTCCACCGCGCCCCCGAGGAGCCCGTGGCCCGCCAGGAGCCAGAAGAGCAGCGCGTAGAAGGCCCCGTAGCCGAGCAGCACCAGCGCATGGCGGCGCAGGCGGGCGGCGTCGAAGTGCTGCACCGGGTAGAGGACGTTGAAGTAGACGAGGCTGAGCGGCAGGCCCAGCAGCACGGTGGCGTAGAAGAGTGCCCACAGCCCGGGCGAGCGGCGGCCCGCGTTGTAGGCGTCAGGGTCCTTCTCGGTGCGGTTCCAGCGGTGGTGCGCGAGGTGGCCGTGCCGCATCGGCTCGTAGGCGATGCCCACGAGCAGGCTGAGCCCGTTGCCGAAGAGGCGGTTCTGCCAGGGCCTCGGGAAGAGCGTGTCGTGCCACGCGTCGTGGTCGAGCTGGATAAGCCCCATGACGCCCTGGGCCGCCAGCAGCCACAGGGGCAGCTTCAGCCAGAAGCCGCTGACGTGCGCGAGCCCCACGCCGGCCAGCCCCCACACGCCCAGGTGGAGGGCCGCCATGCCCAGAGCCCGCGCGGGGCGGATGCGCAGCAGCTCCACCAGCTCGTCGCGGGAGGGGCCCGGCCCGGCGGGGGCAGCGGGTGAAGCGGAGACGGGGGCGAGGGCGGGCTGCATGGGGCCTCAGAAGTAGCGGGGGACGCGCTGGCGGTAGCGCGCGTAGGCCTCGCCGAGGCGGGCGGAGAGGTAGCGCTCCTCCTGGAGCACCAGCCCGTGGAACAGCCCCCCCAGCACCGCGCACGCCCCGAGCGTCACCAGCGACGGAGCCCAGAGCGAGGCGCCCACGAGGTACAGGTAGGAGAAGACGTAGATGGGGTTGCGCGAGGAGCGGTGGAGTCCTCTCTCGTGCAGCACGGGCGGGGCCTCCCCCGCGTCCACGCCGATGCGGAACGTCGCGCCCATGCCGTACTGCGCCGCCAGCATGCCCACCAGCCCGAGCACGCCCAGCGCCCAGCCCACTTCCGGCGGAAGGGCCAGCAGGGGCCGGCCCCAGGGCAGCTCGGACCAGCGCGGCCAGAGCGCCGCCGCCACCACCGAGCCAGCCCACACCAGCGAGGCGCCGCTGATGCGCCGCGTGAGGCGCGTGTGGGCGGAGTCGGCCCCGGTGCTCCGGTAGGCCAGCGGGCTGCGGCCGAAGCGCAGGCGGTAGACGAGGCTGGAGCCCAGGTGCCCCAGCAGCAGGTGCAGCGAGATGAAGCCCAGGTAGAGCGCGGGCGCGTCGCGAAGCCCCTTCATGGTCCCACCACCTCCGCAGGAAGCCCGAAGCCCGAGGACGCCCAGCCCGCAAGCTGCTCGGTGAAGTCGCGCAGCTCGCCCCGGGTCCACAGTCCCTCGAACGTCGCCGTGTTGATGTTGAGCGTGTCGCCAAAGCCCAGGCCCGTCGCGCCCCAGGTGGCCGTGTGGCTGCGCATGGAGTGGATGCGGAAGGCCGCGTCCACGAAGTGCTTGTCGAGCCGCCCCAGGTAGGTCGCCACCAGCGTGTTGGTGCGGGGCTCGGCCACCAGCCCGGGGCGTGCGTTGCGCCGCAGCACGGGCCCCGGGGCGAGCCGCGCCACCGCCATGCACTCCAGCGCCGTCGTCCAGTGCACGCCCTCGTCGAGCACGCGCCGCAGCGCCTCGCGCACCAGCGCCGCCAGGGCGGGCGCGTCCTCCAGCCGGGCGCGGACCTCCCGCAGGGGAAGCTCCAGCGGCACCGTCGAGCAGCCGTTGCCCAGCATCCGCCCCAGCCCCAGCCTGCGCCGCAGGTCCACCGGCACCCGCAGGCGGATGAGCCCGTCCTTCGTGGGCTCGCGCAGCGCGACGCCCGCCAGCAGCGCGGCGAAGAAGACCTCCGAGGCCTGGACGTCCGTGCGGCCAGCCGGGAGTGTCAGGCGCGCCGTCGCCATCAACGAGCGGCCCGCGGTGTCTCCACTGCGGCGCAGGCCCAGGCCCCGCTGCGCGAGGAGTCGGCGGCGGGGGCTCGCGAGGCCCAGCACCCGGCCCGGCCCGCGCAGCGCCGCGAGCAGCACCTTGCCATCCGTCAGCGTCGAGGGGCCCAGCGGGGGCGACTCCGACGCGCGCCCCGCGCAGTGCAGCCAGAGCCGCTCCAGCAGGTGGGCGAGCGCCTTGGCATCCCCAATCGCGTGGTGGAGCTGGATGGCGAGCAGCCACGGGCCCGGCGCGCCATCGGCCAGGGGGTGGAGGTGCAGCCGCAGCGGCACGTCCCTCGCGAGGTCCACCCGGGTGTTGATGACCCGCGTCACCGCCTCGGGCTCGTCCAGCGGCTCGGCGCCTTCCAGCAGGGCCGCGTCCACCGCCTCGTCCGTGCGCGGCGCGGGCACCCACGCACCGCGCGCGTCGTCCCAGGCTACGTTGAGGCGCTCGCTCTCGCGCACCAGGGCGCGCAAGGCCCCGCGCAGCCGCGCCACGTCGGGCCGCGCGTCGATGCGCAGCAGCACCGTGGCCCAGATGGTGGCCACCTCGCCGTCCAGCCGCGCGAGGAGCGTGTCTACGAAGTTCGCGCGCATCGCTCCACCCATCCGCTCCACAGGGCCCGGGCCGCCTCGCCGTCCAGCCGCGCCCGCCCCACCGCCTCGCGCGCGCGCTCCGGCGCCGGCAGGTGCTGGAAGACGATGTCGTCGGGCGCGTCCAGGCGCGGGCGGAGGCTCGTCGGCAGGTAGCCCGCCGCGAGGAGCACGGGCGTGGCCTCGGCCACCCGCTGGGGCTCGCCCATGGACAGGTGGACGAGGTCCACGCGCGCCCGCGAGGACGGGAGCGCCGGGGCCCCTTGCCCTTCCCCGGCAGGCCCCACCAGCTCCCGCCGTTCGAGCCGCAGGGACTCGTTCCAGTCGAGCGGGCGCAGCACGAGGCCCCCAGCGCGAGGGCGGCGCTCCAGCGGCGTCAGCTCCACCGTCCCCGGCAGGCCCGAGGCGGCGAGGATGGACGCGAGCCACTCCCCCCACGGCCCCGCGGGCAGGAAGCGCCGGCGCGGAGGCAGCGGCGCGAGCACCGTCGTCATCGCCAGCGCCTGCATCGGCAGGCCCGAGCCCTCCACTCCCACCAGCGTCTCCCCCTCGGTGTAGTCGACGATGAGGCCCACCGGCACGGCCCGCATGAAGCGCGACGCGTAGCGCTGCGCCATGAGGTGCAGCGTGGACGTCTGCTGGTGCAGGAAGCCCACGCGCGCCTTGAGCAGCTCCAGGAGGTGGCTCCACAGCCGCTCGTGCTCGGAGCGGTCCATGGCGGTGCGCCGGCTGGGCAGGGCCATGGAGAGCCCCGAGTCCAGGGAGTCCCGCCCCGGCTTGCACCACAGCCCCGTGTGCCAGAGGAGCGTGCCCTGGGCGTCGAACTCCCCCAGGCTGAGCAGCGCGCCGGCCCTCCAGAGCCGCGAGGCCCCTCCGGGCTCATGGAGGAAGCGGTAGGAGTAGCTCCCGGCGTAGCGCGCGTGGAGCAGCTCGCGCAGCGCGGGCTCATCGGGCTCCGCCAGCCAGCGGGCGTGCTCGCTGGGCTGGGCGGCACGAAGGCCGTCAAAAGGGGGGGCGGCGCGTTCCCGGCACATGGCGTGTGAGCAATGCACCAACGGGGCCAGCCGGGAAGCCCCCCTCCTTCCGAGGGGATGGGCTCGGCCGCCGCCCCGCGCCCCCACCGGGGTGTGCAGCCCGCTACACAGGGTGGAGTGCAGCCTGAAGATGGAGCTGGTCCACATACGCAGCTTCCGGACGCGCGAGGAGGCGAAGCTCGCGCTGTTCGTGACAGTGCCGAGGCGTGGGAGTTGATCCGCCAGCCGGGCGCTTGCGTCACGGTCTGGTGAAGGCCCGCCCGCCTGCCCTCCAGGCAGCATCCTTGTGAGGTTGGGAAGACGGGAAGACCCGGTCAGTCCTGTCCGCTCTGATCAGCTTTGTGCTAACCAGTGAACGATGACTCGATGTTGTTGTCGATACGCCTGTTGTCCCCCGCGGGGCCTCCTTCTCCACAAGGGCCACCGGTTCGCGGCCGGGCAGATGGACATCTAAGTCGTTGACCAATGAGTTCTCGCGCGCCGGGCGAGCCTCATGGGCCGCCCAGCGCCTTGCGAGCACACGGACCGTGTGTTGACCCAGGACGGATGCGGCGGGGCAGATGTCGATAGAGCAAGGTGAAGGTGCTGGCAAGGTTGTCCGAAGTATCCCTCAACTTCGGGAATGGCTGGTCCAGCAGGTGGCGTCCCAGGTCGGGATCGAGGCGCGCGCGGTAGGGACGGCCGAGCCTTTCTTCGCCCTAGGCATGGGTTCTGTCTTCGCCACGAAGCTGATCGCCGAGCTCGCACGCTGGCTCGATCGGCCCCTCTCTCCCACGCTGGTGTGGGAGCACCCCACCATCGACAAGCTCGCCCGCCATCTCTCGGGTGCGGACGCGCCGAAGGTGGACCTCCAGGCTCAGAAACTGGAAGCGGGCGTAGACGAAGCTGAGCCGATCGCGATCGTGGGTCTGGCCTGCCGTTTCCCCAACGCCCCCGACGCGGGGGCTTTCTGGCGGGTGCTTCAGGAAGGCCGCGATTGTGTCACCGAGGTTCCGGGTGATCGCTGGGATGCCAGCCTTTATTATGATCCGGAGCCAGGCACTCCCGGGAAGATCGTCACGCGCTATGGCGCGTTCCTCGACTCCGTCGATCGCTTTGATCCCACCTTCTTCGGAATTTCTCCCCGGGAAGCGGGGCAGCTGGATCCACAGCAGCGCTTGATGCTGGAGCTGTCCTGGGAGGCCCTGGAGGACGCTGGCATCGCTCCGCAGCGGCTGCGTGGATCCCGGACCGGCGTGTTCACCGGCATGGTCTGGCGCGACTACGCCGACCTGCAGACGATCCACAATGCGGCGCCGACGCTGCATACCTGTACCGGCCACGCGGGTGGCATCCTCGCCAACCGGATCTCCTATGCCCTCGGTCTGGAAGGGCCG
This genomic window contains:
- a CDS encoding 4'-phosphopantetheinyl transferase family protein, whose amino-acid sequence is MPTSAPTPPLLTLPPDEVHVWIVEPERITDAGLLASYRALLDAPEREKQQRFHFERHRLQYLVSHALVRLTLSRYAPVAPGAWSFVANTYGRPEIRGEEKPWLRFNLSHTDGMALCAVARDVDVGADVEDAERKGETVGIADSFFAPAEVAALRALPEHAQRERFFDYWTLKEAYIKARGMGLSLPLEQFAFELPAGLPARISFDPRLVDEPSHWQFVRFRPSTRHAAALAVRRPVGAPLSVRFQRTVPLQGDGPVEYLTQETRQPLRLQMAGAGES
- a CDS encoding iron-containing redox enzyme family protein, translated to MPSIEEQLEALTAGMARQVASWLPAVTPERYVAFLDMMYHYTRRSGDRLRLAAERATLPELKAFFAELAGDEQSHYLLAKADLAAFGREPSSDTPREVAGFHAFWEGIGPERQLAFLGALRVLEGVARHLGGEARQGLGRLGLERAKTRFILVHLDVDLEHGARAQALCAALGAGHPEPLLEGARRAAGFWVAIHRAALAGEARP
- a CDS encoding CapA family protein, producing MNALRRLYADIRYEDGRWPLSRWDLNLRYITKSLLHLPEPRSAETGEHFARVARHLASGSWRHAGAPELRLSAVGDMMWIRSGFHRALSPGVREVMAGDAVAFANLETPVDPARPVPRLVYETLHYNAPPDYLAAWEGTARHRVFSLCNNHALDQDAEGLERTRRTVLASSQHRCVGGPRPEDAVAALEVDGVRMGIAAVTYDINHLVGAPPAGVPVTRLGSPLHAPDWERLGALIDAARAVGPDLVVLMPHWGFEYEYWPEALQREHAYRLIERGADLLLGSSPHVLQPVEWVSIDGADATCPTQVRRGGPARMGLIAYSLGNFLSIMPTLACQTGAVLKLALARDARGVLQPVDLRAVPTACGRGLGGEGFLDAGVVRLDELPPQRAAPHLAHARRTLGALLSDRRD
- a CDS encoding fatty acid desaturase family protein, giving the protein MQPALAPVSASPAAPAGPGPSRDELVELLRIRPARALGMAALHLGVWGLAGVGLAHVSGFWLKLPLWLLAAQGVMGLIQLDHDAWHDTLFPRPWQNRLFGNGLSLLVGIAYEPMRHGHLAHHRWNRTEKDPDAYNAGRRSPGLWALFYATVLLGLPLSLVYFNVLYPVQHFDAARLRRHALVLLGYGAFYALLFWLLAGHGLLGGAVECWLLPVLFASPLNGLKSISDHHANVWRGDRFHTATTVRSTRLVTFLWNGLNHHLDHHLYPRVPGYNLARLHARLRPELLAREAPVFDSYLHVMWRALLAGPRVVEEDVRLVTLERKRP
- a CDS encoding methyltransferase family protein, producing the protein MKGLRDAPALYLGFISLHLLLGHLGSSLVYRLRFGRSPLAYRSTGADSAHTRLTRRISGASLVWAGSVVAAALWPRWSELPWGRPLLALPPEVGWALGVLGLVGMLAAQYGMGATFRIGVDAGEAPPVLHERGLHRSSRNPIYVFSYLYLVGASLWAPSLVTLGACAVLGGLFHGLVLQEERYLSARLGEAYARYRQRVPRYF